GAAACTCTGGATTTTTAGGAATCGATTATTCGGGTTATCATGTAGGCAATGTGGATGAACCCATCCAACATTTAAATCCATCTTATGGAAAATTTTCCGAAGAACGTATCCTTCGTCGTAAGGATTTAGTTTCCTTTATGAATGAGGAGTTCTCTAAAACCTATCCCACGGCTGAGTCCAAACATTGGAAAAATATGCTAGTGGCCGCAGAAGAATTTCGAAACTCCAAAAATATCGATAGTTTTCGGATCAGTTTGGAAGATGAAAAAACACGTGTTCGGTATGGCACCACTTGGCAAGGGAAAGCTATGTTACTTGCCAAACGACTTGCGGCCCAGGAAGTACCTTTCATTCATATTTCCATCGGTGGTTTTGACACTCATACTGGAAACAAAGCACAAATTACCAAAATTATGAAAGAAACTGATATGGGCATTGCTTCTCTTTTGGAAGACTTAAATAATACTGGTCTCATCAAACAGACGTTATTTGTTTTAACGAGTGAATTTGGTAGAACTCCCGATGTGGGATCAAGGGATGGACGAGACCACCATCCCAAGGTTTGGTCTACTTTACTTGGCGGTGGCCCATTTGCCAAAGGATATGTTTTGGGAGAAACCGACGAAACAGGATCCAAACCTTTAAAACCAACGGAAGCCCTACATGTAAGAGATTTGGTGGCGACCATTTACCAGGCGGCTGGGGTCGATCCCGATGGTTCCCTTATCAATTCCTTGGGCCGTCCTTTTTTATTAACCACAAAGAAAGCTAAAGTGTATGAAGGTTTGTTTTAGTCCTTCTCAGGGATATAAATACGGGGTTTGACAGTTTGAACAGAAAGCCAAGGGGAATTTGGTACTACTTTTTAGGAATATTTACCTCCCTTGGCCCATTTTTCCTTTTCTTACTAAAGAAACTTAAAATACTGATCCCTGATCTATGAAAAAAGCACTCATTACCGGAATCACAGGCCAAGACGGTTCCTATCTGGCAGAACTCCTCCTTCAAAAGGGGTACGAAGTCCATGGAATCGTTCGTAGAACCAGCCTTTTCAATCGCAATCGAATTGAACACCTTCATGGAAATCCAAATCTCCACCTTCACTACGGAGATATGACAGATTCCTCTAACCTAAACAGAATCTTAGAAAAAATCCAACCATCAGAAATCTATAACCTTGCTGCTCAGTCCCATGTGCAGGTTTCTTTTGAAGTTCCTGAATACACTGCAGAAGTGGATGCTGTAGGAACCTTACGGATTTTAGATGCGATCAAACAAACGGGGATCAATACTCGATTCTACCAAGCATCTACCTCCGAACTTTACGGCCTCGTCCAAGAAGTTCCACAAACAGAAAAAACACCGTTCTACCCACGTTCCCCTTATGCAGTGGCTAAACTTTATGCTTATTGGGCTGTTGTGAATTATAGAGAAGCGTACAATTTGCACGCATCTAACGGAATTCTATTCAACCATGAATCTCCAAGACGTGGTGAGGCATTTGTTACAAGAAAGGTAACCATAGGCGTTGCTGCAGTGAAGGCAGGAAAACTCCCTCATATCACTATGGGTAATATTGATTCCAAACGAGACTGGGGATATGCTCCAGACTATGTAGAGATGATGTGGATGATGTTACAAAAAGACACACCTGATGACTATGTAGTGGCAACCAATGAAACACATACTGTTCGTGAGTTCATTGAAGAGGCTTATAAAATTGCTGGGTATGATGTCGTTTGGGAAGGTAAGGCTGACAAAGAAGTAGGTAAGGATAAAAAGTCCGGCCAAGTTCTTGTGAAAATCGATCCTAAATACTATAGACCAACAGAAGTGGAACTTTTAATTGGAAATCCAGAAAAGGCAAAACGTCAGTTAGGTTGGGAACCAAAGGTCAAATTCAAAGAGTTGGTTCGAATTATGATGGAAGCTGATTTAAAAAGCCAAGGATTTTAACCAGTCCAAACTTTGGTAGACTTAACCTTTATTTGAGGTTCGCATAGCGGATTGCAAATTCTGCATTTGGTATATTGGGATGACCTTCTCGTTGTAACTCGGGAAGGAGTCCTTCTACAAAATACATCTGTATTTTTCCTTTGTGTTTAACGATTTATGATTTGTAATGGATCAAAAGATTATGATCCAACTGTTTCCACTACCATGAAAGGCAGTGGATTTTCAAATTAGTTCTAAAGTGGAAAGTATTAAAAATTAGTTTGGTTTAGAGACCAAAAAACTGATCCAACATCAACTTCTTCAGAGTTTCTTTTAGTTTGTCTTGGATATTGACAATCTTCACTGTCATTTTCTTTTCATCCGCTTTGTTTTTGAAAGAAAGCAGGCGAGAGATCCCGAGAGAACTCACTATCACTACCTTTTCCAAATCCAAATAGATTTCTTGAACGTTCTTTTCCAGGATCTCAGCTAAAATTTCTCGGAGTTCTGGTGCGTTTCCATCCAGAATCTGATCCATAAAGCGAACACGGATCGTGTTACCCTTTTCTTCTACTAGTATCTTATCACTCATATTTCTTTGGCCTCTAACGTAAGTCAGGAGAGGAAAGTTGGCAAGAAGTTATTTCAGCTTCTTTAGCTTATTCTCCATGTTAGCCTTTTTATGATAGAATTGGACGAGTTTTTCTAGCTCTGCCATGTCCGAACAAACAATTTTTCCCATATCCATACGAATAAATTTATTATTCTTCATGATATCGGAAATGATGAGTTCATCCTTTGGATCCGTAAGACCCACCATTTTAAGAAGGTCTTTGGTTCCAATTTCAAAATTGTAAGCTTGTTTCGGAGCTACTTTGATTCTATTCTTTTCTGCCAAGGTCATTAGGGTATCTACGATACGGCCTTGTGGATCTTTTAGAAGTAAGTTTGCTAATTGTTTGTAGGCAATCCAAATCCTTTCGGATAGTAAAGTGATGAGCCTTGTTGCCAATTGTGGTTGAGCTTTCACCATTCCTTCAAAGTTGGCTTTGTTGATGGCAAGTAGTTCCACATCTCCTGCGGCCACTGCTGAGGCAGAACGAGGTTTGTTATCAAGAATTGCCATCTCTCCAAAAATGTCTCCTGCTTGGAGAACTGCGAGCATCACTTCGTTTTGGTTTACGATTTTGGAAATCTTTACCTTTCCACTTTGTAAGATGAAAAGTTCCTTACCAGGTTCGTGTTCACAAAAGATCATCTCGCTATCTTTGTAGTTTCGATTGAACTTTGTATAATCGATCGCGGCCGCTTGAAACGGTTGGTTCATGGTTTGTAATCGCAACTTAGCTTGCGGTACAAACTGTCCATTCGGAAGATGTTTTAGATAACTTTGGTATGCGAAAGAGGCATGTGAAATATTTTGTTGTTGAAAGTAATACTCACCAATTTTGAAAAGTTCGTTTGGATCTTCTTCAACTGCATTTCTAAAGGATAATCGGGTGATTGTGGTATCAAATTGACGTAACTTCATGGAGAAGAAACGAATGATATTCATCGCAACCGCAGTAGACTTTTGGATTAATGTTCCAAATTGGTCATAACTAACAGAAATTAAAGATACATTTGTAAGTGAGGTTGCGGATTCGATTTGAGGGTGTTGGCTCATGGCAGCCACTACGCCAAAGAAGTCACCAGGTCCTAAAACTTGGTTTGGATCTTCTCCAACAACAGCAGTCTCACGAGTGACACGTACTTTACCCTCACGGATGATATAGAAATTGTTCGCATCCTTTTTCCCCTCTACAATGATGTAGGAGTTCGCCGGGAAAGTAACCATTTGAAAAAACGACATTCTTAAATCTCTGAACCCTTTTTGCTCAACGTGCCTAGTTTATTATCGGAGATCCCTAGGGCAATATTTTCGTAAAAATTACTTATTTTTACTCTCTCCCAGAATTTCCATCTGAGTCAGTTCTAATTCCGCTTCTTGGGCAATTTTACTCGAATACGTATTTTTGATAATGTCCTGAAAAATCTGATAGGCTTTATCTTCCCGCCCCATACGGACAAATGCTTTGCCGGAAATTAAATACGATTCAAGACCTTCTTCTGTATTGGGAAATTCTTTATAAATTTTGAGTTCGTTTTCGGCAAGAGCTAAAATATCTCCCGTCATGCGATAATTGGAACTTAAAATCTTCCGAATGTCTCTTGTTTTGGGATGGCTTGGGTAGAGTAATAAAAAGCTTTTACAGGATTCTACGGATTGGTAGTGGTTCCGATCTTCCAAAAACTCTTTTGCTTTTTGGTAAAGAAGTTCCCCCTGTTTGGCGCGCTCATTGGCAAAAACTTGGCTTACAGAACGGTCAGCGGAAAGTGAAAAATTTCCAAAAGAAATAAAGATTCCGAGAGCGAAAATGACTCTTAGTAAGTTAAACCAAACTGTAGAATTCTGTCTCATTACTTTCAGTTTCGGCCAGAAACTGGATTCTCGTGAACGGGTTTTTCTTCTGACAAGGCAAGAATTTTCGGAATGCCCGTCATATCCCAGAGTTCGGCGGAGGCCCGCATCCGTTTTCCTGTCGGTAGCCGAAAGATCCAATGTCCTTTTCCTTCTGCTCCTAATTTGAATTCGATTTGGTGTTTGGTTAGGTCTCCCATTCGTCTCTCTCGCAGAGGAGGAACCGGAAAACTTCGTAACTTTTCTTCAGCAGGAAAGAGATATAATTGAACCATATAGGTGGTATTGGCTTTGGTCGTGGCGTTGTATTCGTAATTTAAAATGTAACCGGATTCAGAACCATCTTCATACGGAAGGATACTTAGGATTTTGATTTGGTTTTGTGTAGGGAGTTGTGTTTCTTTAGGCGGTGCTGTTGTAGTTAATTCCGGTTCTGGATGATAAAAGATTCGCTGGAAAGAAGAATCATAATCTTCGGGGCGTTTCAAAGAAAAATAATTTCCATCACCCAAAATCG
The sequence above is drawn from the Leptospira sp. WS4.C2 genome and encodes:
- a CDS encoding DUF1501 domain-containing protein → MDRKEFLKKSMISLGISPFLFSSLPFGSLRAEEEEESITLPSKVKSVIFIEMMGGMSHVDTLDPKPNSAFGKVSSSISGLSLLEPFSLTAKQMHTIGIIKSTWSEEGDHGFAQMLLGTGYRMTEAMGFPDIPHFGAVIAYAKKSKIKSSYFPSYVTIGGRGGKNGNSGFLGIDYSGYHVGNVDEPIQHLNPSYGKFSEERILRRKDLVSFMNEEFSKTYPTAESKHWKNMLVAAEEFRNSKNIDSFRISLEDEKTRVRYGTTWQGKAMLLAKRLAAQEVPFIHISIGGFDTHTGNKAQITKIMKETDMGIASLLEDLNNTGLIKQTLFVLTSEFGRTPDVGSRDGRDHHPKVWSTLLGGGPFAKGYVLGETDETGSKPLKPTEALHVRDLVATIYQAAGVDPDGSLINSLGRPFLLTTKKAKVYEGLF
- the gmd gene encoding GDP-mannose 4,6-dehydratase — encoded protein: MKKALITGITGQDGSYLAELLLQKGYEVHGIVRRTSLFNRNRIEHLHGNPNLHLHYGDMTDSSNLNRILEKIQPSEIYNLAAQSHVQVSFEVPEYTAEVDAVGTLRILDAIKQTGINTRFYQASTSELYGLVQEVPQTEKTPFYPRSPYAVAKLYAYWAVVNYREAYNLHASNGILFNHESPRRGEAFVTRKVTIGVAAVKAGKLPHITMGNIDSKRDWGYAPDYVEMMWMMLQKDTPDDYVVATNETHTVREFIEEAYKIAGYDVVWEGKADKEVGKDKKSGQVLVKIDPKYYRPTEVELLIGNPEKAKRQLGWEPKVKFKELVRIMMEADLKSQGF
- a CDS encoding STAS domain-containing protein, with protein sequence MSDKILVEEKGNTIRVRFMDQILDGNAPELREILAEILEKNVQEIYLDLEKVVIVSSLGISRLLSFKNKADEKKMTVKIVNIQDKLKETLKKLMLDQFFGL
- a CDS encoding cyclic nucleotide-binding domain-containing protein gives rise to the protein MSFFQMVTFPANSYIIVEGKKDANNFYIIREGKVRVTRETAVVGEDPNQVLGPGDFFGVVAAMSQHPQIESATSLTNVSLISVSYDQFGTLIQKSTAVAMNIIRFFSMKLRQFDTTITRLSFRNAVEEDPNELFKIGEYYFQQQNISHASFAYQSYLKHLPNGQFVPQAKLRLQTMNQPFQAAAIDYTKFNRNYKDSEMIFCEHEPGKELFILQSGKVKISKIVNQNEVMLAVLQAGDIFGEMAILDNKPRSASAVAAGDVELLAINKANFEGMVKAQPQLATRLITLLSERIWIAYKQLANLLLKDPQGRIVDTLMTLAEKNRIKVAPKQAYNFEIGTKDLLKMVGLTDPKDELIISDIMKNNKFIRMDMGKIVCSDMAELEKLVQFYHKKANMENKLKKLK
- a CDS encoding tol-pal system YbgF family protein, which gives rise to MRQNSTVWFNLLRVIFALGIFISFGNFSLSADRSVSQVFANERAKQGELLYQKAKEFLEDRNHYQSVESCKSFLLLYPSHPKTRDIRKILSSNYRMTGDILALAENELKIYKEFPNTEEGLESYLISGKAFVRMGREDKAYQIFQDIIKNTYSSKIAQEAELELTQMEILGESKNK